The sequence below is a genomic window from Anaerocolumna chitinilytica.
ATTATAGATTATATTGGGCTTTTAGAGTTTTTACGCTCATTTACCTATTTATATGAAATTTATTCATCGATGTTTTTAGGACAAAACTTTAAATTCTACGATATATATATAAGTTAACAATCAATAATCATTTCGTTATTAAAGTAATTCTTTGAAGGATAATAGTTGATTATCCTTTATCCAAAAAGGAGATTTGTAGATTTCAAAATATTAAGTATAATAATCAAAAGTGCAGCCTAATTTTTCAAGGCTGCATCTAAATCATTTGAATAGAAACGTATTTCTAGGATGCTTTTTTGTTAAAATATTTTTTTGCTTAGCCATTGTGACATGTGTGTAAATCTGTGTTATATTTATAGAACTATGCCCTAACATCTCTTGTATGTAACGAATATCGACATCTTCTTCTAAAAGGTATGTTGCAAATGAATGTCTAAACATATGTGGTGTAATATGTAGCTCAATAGCAGCTAATTTAGAATGTTTATCTATCATATTCCGCACAGATTGTTCAGAAAGACGATTATTTCTTTGATTTATAAAAAAATAATCCGAATTTATAAGTTCTTTCTTAAAATATTCATGGTAATTTCTTAAGGCTAAAATTACATCATCATTACCGATTTGAATTCGACGTTCTTTTGATCCCTTTCCATTAATTAGTACATTCTTTTCTATAAAATCAATATTGGATTGTTTTAAAGAACAAAGTTCTGAAATTCTAATTCCGGTTGCAAATAGGAGTTCTATGACTGCAATGTCACGTGAAATACATTTTGCTTGAAATGAAGTTGAGACTAAATCTTCTTGTTTATATAATGTAATGAGAAAGCTTTCAATTATGTGTAAAGGTATGACTTTTGGTAAGTTTATAGGTTCGCGAAATTTTATTTGTAATTTATTGAATGGGTTAATTAGAATGATTTCCTTATATTCTAAATAATGAAAAAAAGCTTTCAAACTTGCTATCTTACGTCTAACAGTTTTAGGTTTATAAGATTGGTGAAGTGTAGAAATGAAATCCTCTATGGAGTCAGGATTAATAGATTTAGAAAAATCACATGAGTGAAAATTCGAAAATTGTGATAAATCAATTTTGTATGCCTTGATAGTTTTATAATCCAGTCTTTTCTGGTTGTGACAGAATAATAAATAATCTGAAATGATAGTTTGTAAATTTTTCATTAGTAGTATGCTCCTTTATATTTGATAATATATTTTAACAAATATAAAGAAATTGAAAAGAAAATTAATTAAATATATAAATGGCTTGTCAGAAGATAAGTTACGCTAAATGCTTTATCTAAAAAATCATTGTATGATTGAATTATTTTAGTTTGAGCTCAGGAGATTCTGATGTCTCTTGTCTGCTCAATGATATTTTCACGCTCTATTTCAGCAACGGCAGACAGTACGTATATTATTTTCCCCGGTTTAAAAGACTGGCGTATCTGATAGGCAA
It includes:
- a CDS encoding tyrosine-type recombinase/integrase, with the translated sequence MKNLQTIISDYLLFCHNQKRLDYKTIKAYKIDLSQFSNFHSCDFSKSINPDSIEDFISTLHQSYKPKTVRRKIASLKAFFHYLEYKEIILINPFNKLQIKFREPINLPKVIPLHIIESFLITLYKQEDLVSTSFQAKCISRDIAVIELLFATGIRISELCSLKQSNIDFIEKNVLINGKGSKERRIQIGNDDVILALRNYHEYFKKELINSDYFFINQRNNRLSEQSVRNMIDKHSKLAAIELHITPHMFRHSFATYLLEEDVDIRYIQEMLGHSSINITQIYTHVTMAKQKNILTKKHPRNTFLFK